In the genome of Megachile rotundata isolate GNS110a chromosome 16, iyMegRotu1, whole genome shotgun sequence, the window TCGAACATtaaatttcttcttcttcggttCAGTCTTGTCTTTCATAAAATATCCTGTTCGATGAAAGCGGATATACTGGACAGCGTTAAAAAGAAAAGGGAATACACGATATTACCGAGGACGGTAGATTTCCGCGAGGAAAATGACTTTCATAGATATTCAGAGTTTCGATTTCAGGGAAATTCTACCGTGTTCGGTAATCGAACGTCGATTATCAAGTACTCTCAAGTAAAATATGGATTTCCGAATGAATCGGTACGTCGtattattaagtaaaataaaaagagaaaaaaagaaataactcGTTAAAGATTCATATATATTCTTCGTTCGCGTCGTCTCATCGAATTTCTAACTACGTCACTGCGCACGAAACAGTTAAACTATCTAACACTCGGACTTGTCTTCCTCGACCAATTGCTGCGTGTCTTTGCCCGAGTCGACGGGCGTGGGATCGAGTTCTCTCCTCTTCAGGTGCAACTGCGGTGGTTCTTTGTGCTGGATGCTAGACGGTTTCATTTCAGCAGGTAACTCGTACATGCTGCTCGCACCGGTGCCATTGGTGGCGCCCGTTTCCGTATTTACCGCGTCGTACATCGGATTACTAAAGTCTCTGTTCTTGTTGCTCACGTCACCGAGGTTGTACTCGACGTCGAGGGGTTCCTATTCGACACGCAACGATAAGACGCATTTCGATCGAAACTGAAAATATAGATATACACGGACTTACCATTCTTTCGTGAGCAGGCACACCGAATTCGACGTTGCTTCCTTGCCTGAAGGACACGCTCTGAGCACCGGTTAAACTGCCAAGACCTCCAGGCTTACCGCTGCGAACACGTTCGAGTTTCGAATGGATCAGAGTCGATAAACGAGGATCGCGTCGCGGTTAGAAAATCTACTTACAACGGACGCTTTTTCAGCACCATGATAACGGCAGCGGCCCCGAGAAGGACCAACACGGAGATAACGATGGGAATGACGATCGCGGCGGTAGCGTTGCCTGATCTAACTCCTATCATCACTTCGCAAAACTCTCCGTGGAAGGGAACCGGGCAAGAACACTGTAGTTTATTGTCCTCGGCTTCCTGGCAGAGGCCACCGTTTCTGCAAGGGCAGATTCTCGGTGCCGGTAACGGCCTCTCGTTGGTAGCGTCGCAATGCCGCTCGTTCGAATTCACGGTCTCTCTCTGTTGCAGCGGACCGATGCTGTCCGAACATAGACACCTACTTCCACCGGGAATCGGGACACAAAGATGCGTGCACTGATCTTCGTGGCAGGGATTTCTCAATGTGGTATTGTATCTCTGTTGATGGTACACCTTAACTCCCCCTGGGCCGGGTATGTTCTTAATGATAACTTCCGGCACGCCTCTGCCAAATTTGTCTTGTCTCATCAATTCACCGGTTCGCCAGGTTGTCCAGTATAGACTACTCTCGAAAACGTCCAAAGACACCGGATGGTGCAAACCCTCGCCTTTTAGGATCACCTTTCTATTCGAGCCATCCTGAAAAAGGTAACGGTGATGTTTTTACAACTAGAATCGACGCGAAACACGACGAGATACCTACCTGTTCGATAGATTCGATCGTGTTAAGCTTTCTATCGGCCCAGTAAAGGACATGATTCATCGAGTAATCGATCGCGAGCGCGATCGGTTGTTCGATTCGGTCGGAAACCAGTTGTTTTCGTCTGTCGCCGTCCATCCAAGCGATTTCGATTTTAGGTTGACCTCCGGCGTCTGCCCAGATGGCGCGACCTCGTTCCGGATCCAACACGATTGCGGTCGGCAATTCTAACCCGACCGTCACCAAACTTCGTCGGTATCTACCGTCCGATTTCGAGACCATCACTCGACCGGACTGTGTTGCTCCCGAGGTATCCACTTCCGTCCAATACAGATTGCCAGAGATCCAATCTACCGCCAAACCAGTTGGTAACGAGTCGCTCTTTATATTTAGATCCTGCGCGTATCCGATTTGCACTTGGCCACCCTTAGCGTTCACCATGTACGATCGTCTGATGGAATTATCGGGACCATCGATCCAGAACACGTACTCTGCCTTGGGATCAAAGTCGACAGCCTGCACTCTCTTCTCGTTCGTTATAACTTCGATCTCTTCCTTGTCGCGTACGTCGTACGCTCTTATTCCGGGCCCGTTCGCGAACAAGACCATCGCTTCCGTGTCGAGAGCTTTGCAGACGCCGCTGCGATTATCCGATAGTTGAAAACCTTGTCTGCAGGAACAAGAATAGGTGCCGTTCATGTTGGTGCAGATCTGAGAACACTGATGCTGACCCGTCGCGCATTCGTCGACGTCCTCGCAATGCTTCCTGTTGCTTTGCGAGATTATGTAACCGGAATAACAGGCACAAATATAGCCTCCGTCGGTGATGTTGTGACAGTAGTGCGAACAACCGCCTTTATTGCTTTCCAAACAGGGCTTGTTGTGATCTGTGTAAGATAAAAAGTcttatagtaaaaataaattgcattttcgTGTACGTACAGACGAGAGGAGAAACACTTACGGCAACCGAGCTCGTCGGAAGAGTCGCCGCAGTCGTCGGCAAAATCGCACAGTTTCGACCTGTCGACGCATTTCTTGTTCGCACAGGTGTACTCGGTGATAGGATCGCAAGGACGAATTCGAGAGAAGCACATCGTCATATTGTTCTCGTCAGATCCGTCGCCACAATTATCGATACCGTCGCACAACTGATACTTGGCGATACATTTATGATTGGCGCATTGGAATCTTCTAGTGGTATCGCACTTGAAGTTCGCTGAAAAGTTTCATTCGTTCGATTAGACTCGGTCGAGGTTTCCCGAACAACCGGTAGATTAACGACCGCGAAAATCGTACCACACATGTTGGCATTCTCGTCCGAACCGTCGCCGCAATCGTCGCTTCCGTCGCATATGTCCGTGAGGTAAACGCAAAGATTGTTGTCGCACTGGAATCTCGATTGTGGACAATACCTTCCGCCCGGATATCTGGGTGGGCATCCTATCTCGTCGCTCATGTCTCGACAATCTCGTGTTCCGTCGCATCGCAAGTACGACGCTATGCAGTGGCCACTCGCGCATTGGAACGTGTAATTCtgtaacagatattattatgaaattattattgttatattattattattatcgattgTTCCGCTAAGAAAATATACCTTGCACACGAATGTCTGACATCCATTTTCGTCGCTATTATCGCCACAGTCGTCCTCGCTGTCGCATCTCCATCTAGAGGCAATACATTTGCCGTTGTCGCATCGAAACTCCGATTCCGAACATTCCCTGTAACGCTCTTTGCACATAGCTTCGGCTTCGTCGCTGCCGTCGCCACAGTCGTCAGCGAAATCACAGAGCCATTGTTTCGGTACGCATCTGTTATTCGCGCATTTGAAGTCCATGTCGGGGTGACATTTCGGACAATTTTCGGGCAGTTCGTCGGAACCGTCTCGACAATCGTCTTTTCCATCGCAAAACAACCATTTTGGAATACAACGGTAATTGGCGTGGCCCGGGCAACGTTGCCAACCAGTCGTGCAATTTCTTTGACGACACATGTATGCCGGTTCGTCGCTGTCATCGCCGCAATCGTTGTCGGAGTCGCACATCCATACCTTCTGTATGCATCTGCCATTTTTGCAAGTGAATTCTGTGCTTGGATCGCACTGTCGGTTATCTGCGCAAAAACACCAATTACATTTATAATCCTTTCACCGAACGGTGAATAGAGTATAGAAGAAACGGTTAAAAGGTTCTCACGACAAGTAGCAGGATCCTCGTCACTGCCATCCTTGCAATCAGCGTCCCCGTCGCATTTCCAAGACTCGTGGATGCAACGTCCGTTGGATTTGCACTTGAATTCCAATTCCCCGCAATCCAATGCGCAGAGAGCTTCGTCGCTTTTGTCGCCGCAGTCGTCGGCACCATCGCAGACTGCCACGCTGGGTCTACAGTTACCGTTCGTGCATTGGAAAACGCTCGGTCTGCAAACGCGTGCCGGACAACTGGTCGGCTCGTCCGAACCATCCTTACAGTCCTTCTCGCCGTCGCATCTTTTCGGCAAATAACACGACGAATGTATCAGATTAAACACGCGTACACGATGCCGGTACACGATGCCGGTACACGAGGGTAAAGAGATACTTACTGCCAGTACCAGGGTATGCACTTTTCGTCCGGTGGTCCACAGCGATGTTGGCCAGCGGTACAATTCGCTCTGCATGTTTTACCGTCCTTTTCTAGTACGAACTGATTCGGACATTTACACTTGTACGACGTGACACCGGGTTGTCCGTATCCTTCGAGCAAATAAGAACTGGCAGGTGGCGAAATCAGACAAAGATGAGAACATCCGCCGTTGTTTTTCATGCACGGATTATTATAAGGTAGCTGCCGCAGAGGATGATACGCGTGAATGTCGTACGGCCTGTGAGTAGTGTTTCGAAGTATTCGCAAATTCGCTCCGGAGAACTTTTCTGCTCTACTGATGGCCTTCAAGTTCCAATCCGTCCAGAAAATGAAGTCGTCGAATACGGTAATGGCGAAGACGTGTGGCACAGCGGCACCGGTCAGGACCTTGCGCCTATTATGACCTTCCAAATCAGCGAACGCTATGTAATCGAGATGAGCGTCCGCCCAAAATATTCGGTCGGTAAAGTAGTCGATGGTTAGAGCGTTTGGCCAGGCGATGTCGTCTTCCCAGGTGAGGATCCTTGAAAAATTACTGCCATCCATACCCATCTTGCCTATGTATGCCTATGCACGAAGCGTAAGAAAATATATTCGTCCGAGAGTTTCACCGACAGCTACGCTGTTACGCCGACTTACCTGAAGGTGCCAAGATGTGAAGTACAAATACCCGGTACCGGGATGAACAACGATGGCACGGGGATCGGCTATACCGGTCAGCAGAGTCTTTCTGTTTGTTCCATTAAGTTCGGCAACGTCTAAATGTTTGGCATGTCGGTCGAGCCAATAAAGTTTCCGACCCACCCAATCGATCGCTATTCCTTCCAAACCGAGGCTGTCGTGTCTGATGATCGCTTCCCTTTCGCCTCCTGCGATGGGTGCTCTAAACGGGGCAATAAATTACAGGGATAAAAGATTATCGAAAACGAGGGAATCTCGTTGCATCGCGGCGGCATCTTTTAAACGAACAAAGATAGAACGGGAATCGTACGGCGTACGGCGTCGGAACTTGCCTGAAGATGGTTTTGGCCGTAACGTCGCAGAAATAGAGCATCTGTTCCGAGTAATCGGCATCCAAAGCGACAACGTTGATCAGGTCTTGGTGCATCAAGCTATAGTTGTGAGCGTCTATGGACATGTTCCTGACGTAGTACTTGTTCGTGAATATGATCCAAGGTTTGATGTTGTCCCTTCTCTTGCAAGTATGCTCGTCAGAGGCACGTTCGTACCAATAATGATTGCACTTGCAATAAAAACTTCCCGGTGTGTTTTGACACTGTTGACTGCAGACTTGAGGCGTCTCCGTGCATTCGTCGATGTCTTCGCAAGCTTTACCGTCAGCCAACAACCTATAACCCGGATTACATTCGCAGTAGTAACTGGTCGGAGTGTCGACGCATTTATGCGCGCACTGATTCATCTCGACACGAGCGCATTCGTCCACGTTGCAATGAGCAGGCTCGTCGCTCTCGTCCGCGCAATCGACTTCCTTGTTGCAGACCAACTGCTGGTCGATGCAATTACCATTCGCGCACATGAACTCTCCCGGGTTTGGACAAGTCGTGTTCTTTACCTTCGAGGCTAATTAATCGTAAAGAGAAATGACCTTGTTAGAAGAGCATCGAGAAAGAGGCGCGGTGAAAATAAACTAATACTCACGACATCCATCCTCGTCCGAATGATCGCCACAGTCATCCTGGCCATCGCAACGGAACTGTTTCCTAATGCATTTGAAGTTGTGACAAGTGAACTCCTGAGCCGTGCAAGATTTGTATCTCGAGTTACAGAATTTCCCTTCGTCGCTACCGTCGCCACAGTCGTTGTCGTGATCGCAGAGCCAATTCTGATTCAAGCAACGGCCGTTGTCGCAGGTGAACTGGTTCTCGGCGCAAGGTGTCGGCGTAGGACAGTGGAGCAAGGTGACGTTCTCGTCGGCGCCGTCCACGCAATCCGGATCTCCGTCGCACAGCCACTTCTTCGGGATGCATTGGGCCCTGTTCCACACCTTGTTAGCCGTACAGGTGAATTCCACTTCCTCGTCGCATTTCCTATCGTTACATTGATGCCGTTCATCCTCGTCGGAATGGTCCAAACAGTCGTTGTCCCCGTCGCAAATATATATCCTGGGTATACAGTTGCCGTTGTCGCAGGTGAACAGGTCACCGAAGCAAGTTCGACCCTCCGATTGACAGTAGCCAGGCGGTTCGTCGCTACCGTCCAAACAATCGTCGTCCCCGTCGCAATACCAGGTAGCAGGGATGCATCTGTGATTCGGGCATCTGAAACTGCTCTGCGGGCAGGTTCTCAGCGCGCAATACAACGGATTCTCGTCGCTGTTATCTCCGCAATCGTTGTCGCCGTCGCACAGCCAGTAGGGCTCGACGCATATGTTGGTCTTCTCGCACTTGAGGTGGTTAGGTGGACAGGTGGTGTTCCTGGGGCAGCGCTCGTGCGTTTCGTCGGACGTAACGTTGTCCTTGCACTCGTTGATGCCGTTGCAGACCTGAGATTGAGGGATGCACCGGTAATTGGCGCAAGTGAACTCGCCGGGTGCACAGGGAGGGTAGACGCATCCCTCCTCGTCGCTGCCGTCGCGGCAATCGTTCTCGTAGTCGCATTTCCAAGTTTTGAAGATACACCGGCCGTTGTTGCACCGGAACTCGTTCGGACTACAGGAGTGATAGGAGCAGTAGTTGGTGTCCTCGTCGGAACCGTCGCCGCAATCGTCGTCGCCGTCGCAAGCCCACATCCTCGATATGCACCGTCCGTTTCTGCAGGCGAACTTGCTCGAATCGCAGGTGACGTTCTTCGGCACGCACATCCTGTCCTCGTTGACGAGTCTGCTGTTGTCGTCGCACTTGCATTCGGCCGAACCGTTTATGCCCGGGTGACATGACTGGTCGCAACCACCGTTGGATATGTTGCACGGGTTCACCTTGCACTGCTGTCTAGCCGCCGAATAAATATGCAAGTCTCTGGGCGAGTCTTCCAATCGTTTAACCAGCTCTACTTTATTCGCTCCGGTATGTTTTTCCGCGCGATAGACACCCCTCAGCTGCAGATCCGTCCAGTAAATGTGTTCCCGAAAGACGGTTATAGCGAACGGGTATATCGTCGCGCTTACCAATACCTGTCGATTCTTACCGTCCAACTCGGAACGTTCGATCTTCTCTCTGACCGCGTCGGTCCAATATAGCATACGATCCTCGTAGTCGATCGCCAATCCGCTGGGCTGAGAGAGATCCTTGTCGATAATGGCTTTCTTCAGCGAGCCGGCCATCGTCGTTCTGAAGATCTTGCCGGACGTGCCGAACCGACCCCAATCGGTGAAGTACAACGAGCCGTTGCAAGGATCCACCACGATGGCTCTCGGTCTGTCTACCCTGGCGATCATCACGAGATTCGAGCCGTCAATGTCCATCGCGTAAATACTGTTGTTCGAAGAATCGGTCCAGTAGACCTTTTTCTGAGTCCAATCGTAGGAAATCCCTTCGGGATTGATACCCTTGCTGATCAGGGTATGGATCTCGGACGAGGAAGGATTATCCGCCTGCATCCAGGCGATCCTCGCCCACGGTCTGATCTGCGTGAACAGTAACTTCTTGTCCTGATAATCGAAATCTACGCCCACCACGTTGGTAAGATTTCCGACCGCGTTGAACGGTACGCTGGTGTTTCGCGGATCCAACCCGATACCCCTGATCTCTGTTCTGGTCGCGAACACCAGATACTCGTCGACGTTCTCGCAACTCTTCCCGTCCGCCGCTAACTTGCCAACGGCGCACTCGCACTTGAAAGAAGTCGGCATTTCCTTCGGCATTTCCTTCGGCATGGCGAAGCAAAGCTGTTGGCAGTTCGCGATTCCGCCACGCGAGCAAGGATTACCGGGATCCGGTGGCTGACTGTTCTGATCGAACATCACGATGTCCCTCAGCTTAGGCAGATTCGATCTGACAGTCGTTGGTAGACTGACGTTCGCTCGTTTGCTCGCTTTGAATACCGTCGCCAAATTTCTATCCACCCAGTAGACGTCGTTACCGTAAATCGCGACACCCATAGGATTAGGCAAGTTGCGCCTGATGATTTCCCGATTAGCACCCGTGTACGATACCTTCTGAATAGTGTCCTGTTTCGAGTCCACCCAGTAAACGTCGTGCGTCGCAAGATCGATGGTTATGTCGCGAGGCGTGCTGATGCCGGAGGTTACGATAGGCACCCAATTGCTACCGTCCAAGTAAGCCTTACCCAACCTCGGGTACTGACCATAATCTATCCAATAGAGGTATCGTTTTATGGGATTCACGGCCAACTCTCTCGGCGAATCCGTCGTCTTC includes:
- the mgl gene encoding low-density lipoprotein receptor-related protein megalin isoform X3, producing the protein MAVAAGPCRPRTLLAGGIRASGNTLGTKTLYSLLDGFPLILVLVGIAQVAAIRLAPPDCEAGQITCGQYIFNKTYCIPPHQRCDMTVDCVDGTDEAGCNYRKCQPDDFRCGGTTPELCIPKEKKCNGYLDCRNGRDEEKCAINMRPACRLDQFRCNSTQRCIDQSARCNYKDDCEDNSDEENCNFQPCAINQFRCANALCIPKSYHCDGYKDCHDGSDEKSCTMTSCPGNKFMCPKGTEDGKPLCIDRSQLCDGKPDCEDETDEGFACSTNMCNTLRCHYKCRASPTGGVCYCPAGWVLANDSRTCVDRDECSEWGFCEQLCENTESSYICSCASGFVLQGHNKCRAVQHPGVKLELLIAQERAVWRMSANGEDRSIIANTTGASGVDYLYSRDLLFWSDVKTRKVHSEPLTGSEGTGSNVDIFLASSWGPVAIAVDWIGEKLYVVDSIVQKIDVFELDGRYHGIALGSNLTNPTDIGLDPTVGLMFVADSKQVLRANMDGTVAFPVVSEAAYKVSGIAVDVIARRIFWCDSQLDYIETADYLGRNRVMVLRGPHTPSPTRLTLFENKIYWTDGTKQAIMSVDKTEGDYSIQTIYKMRDAKAIKALHPLTQPSVSNPCGNNNGGCQHMCIVTAASDQENRLGYRCACDIGWRLSSDQRNCNLVQEFLMYSQQRFIKGRVLDPVMEGFSDAILPVVSRRARFVGLDYDAHDQYIYYSDVLQDVIYRIHQNGTGREIVLASQNEGVEGLAVDWAAKNLYYIDSRKGTLNVLSTQNVTYRRTLLKNLKRPRAIVIHPNHGYIFFSEWDRPANISRAYTDGSNLIVFRNLTLGWPNGLAIDFAKDRLYWCDALLDHVQHSNLNGTDVRTVNSRLIRHPFSMAIHEDWMYITDWRLDAIIRLHKETGEQEVVLVREPASNRLYGVKVFSRDIQTSTPDHPCSINNGGCDKLCFAVPQNNTNRYGTARLTRVCGCPYGERIQPDGRSCALDPEAEPPLEACPNKLDFTCANQRCVSYTWVCDGENDCLDNSDEQNCTKPTCGPNEFQCKSGRCVPISFRCDSENDCGDYSDEVGCPNISCSANQFACANFRCIPNTWKCDSENDCGDSSDEGDFCVAKTCSFFQFTCPRSGHCIPQSWVCDGDNDCFDQQDEMDCPPVTCLSTQFTCADQKMCVLDSYKCDGISDCNDGSDEVGCPSLAPDQCNTDRQFQCVSSAICIPKSWYCDGTADCPDKSDEPTPCGQVSCQPGFFKCRNDKCVFKAYICDGKDDCGDGSDEDTELHACTAPEFKCDSQQWKCPNVTDRCVNVTSVCDGKFDCPNGADEGPGCDIPECKYRGGYCSNGCIQTPLGKQCTCPAGEELGADGYACQDVDECEPPGRCSQICVNVKGSYYCNCVDGYSLEGDKHTCKAFNHSAAFLIISNRHTILVADLQDQALERVPINVENVVATVSNMHTGTIFWSDMKLKKISRLDRGSDPEDVILTGLDLVEGLAYDWIGQNLYWLDSKLNTIEVARENGADRMILVKENITQPRGMCLDPSPGARWLFWTDWGENPRIERIGMDGTNRSTIISTKIYWPNGLALDIANKRIYFADSKLDFIDTCLYDGTKRIQVLASSHYLLHPHSLTLFEDTMYWTDRQLNRVLSAHKFYGVNQTVVSHLISQPLSIHVHHPVLQPITPNPCENASCGHLCLLSPTSPEGYSCKCQVGFRLLPNGQCLEEETPYLMVLRGSQIVDVSLIPGSTNTGYITPVVGVEGGKFVDYDRKERTIYWLQTKDDDDENGTIYTTPYSGGNRTEFPNPSGESGIVGAPSAMAFDWLGRNLFIGNKYASNIEAIKVDGKIRYRTIVLANDGNKSSVAKPKAMCVDPLEGHIFWIDDGSFGIPTKIGRVNMDGTNPMILVNKVERLEAITIDIPTKTIYFSSLYPALVMAISTDGRNLRTIVSENIALPKALAVHESRLYLLDPRYDKIERVDLPDGGNPTIIIDNDSELKTLTIYKKRVTGDHPCFVNNGGCEQICLPASGGTRVCACGMEYRKVSDTACEPFKSFAVVTQLDVARGYSLNDAKEAMVPISGVGHHILHVDVHYAGNWIYWVEFSREIWNGVFRVRPNGTELQHIVKQGIGSNGIRGLAIDWVAENLYFTNVFPHDNYVEVCKLDGSNRKVLVKKTTDSPRELAVNPIKRYLYWIDYGQYPRLGKAYLDGSNWVPIVTSGISTPRDITIDLATHDVYWVDSKQDTIQKVSYTGANREIIRRNLPNPMGVAIYGNDVYWVDRNLATVFKASKRANVSLPTTVRSNLPKLRDIVMFDQNSQPPDPGNPCSRGGIANCQQLCFAMPKEMPKEMPTSFKCECAVGKLAADGKSCENVDEYLVFATRTEIRGIGLDPRNTSVPFNAVGNLTNVVGVDFDYQDKKLLFTQIRPWARIAWMQADNPSSSEIHTLISKGINPEGISYDWTQKKVYWTDSSNNSIYAMDIDGSNLVMIARVDRPRAIVVDPCNGSLYFTDWGRFGTSGKIFRTTMAGSLKKAIIDKDLSQPSGLAIDYEDRMLYWTDAVREKIERSELDGKNRQVLVSATIYPFAITVFREHIYWTDLQLRGVYRAEKHTGANKVELVKRLEDSPRDLHIYSAARQQCKVNPCNISNGGCDQSCHPGINGSAECKCDDNSRLVNEDRMCVPKNVTCDSSKFACRNGRCISRMWACDGDDDCGDGSDEDTNYCSYHSCSPNEFRCNNGRCIFKTWKCDYENDCRDGSDEEGCVYPPCAPGEFTCANYRCIPQSQVCNGINECKDNVTSDETHERCPRNTTCPPNHLKCEKTNICVEPYWLCDGDNDCGDNSDENPLYCALRTCPQSSFRCPNHRCIPATWYCDGDDDCLDGSDEPPGYCQSEGRTCFGDLFTCDNGNCIPRIYICDGDNDCLDHSDEDERHQCNDRKCDEEVEFTCTANKVWNRAQCIPKKWLCDGDPDCVDGADENVTLLHCPTPTPCAENQFTCDNGRCLNQNWLCDHDNDCGDGSDEGKFCNSRYKSCTAQEFTCHNFKCIRKQFRCDGQDDCGDHSDEDGCPSKVKNTTCPNPGEFMCANGNCIDQQLVCNKEVDCADESDEPAHCNVDECARVEMNQCAHKCVDTPTSYYCECNPGYRLLADGKACEDIDECTETPQVCSQQCQNTPGSFYCKCNHYWYERASDEHTCKRRDNIKPWIIFTNKYYVRNMSIDAHNYSLMHQDLINVVALDADYSEQMLYFCDVTAKTIFRQVPTPAPIAGGEREAIIRHDSLGLEGIAIDWVGRKLYWLDRHAKHLDVAELNGTNRKTLLTGIADPRAIVVHPGTGYLYFTSWHLQAYIGKMGMDGSNFSRILTWEDDIAWPNALTIDYFTDRIFWADAHLDYIAFADLEGHNRRKVLTGAAVPHVFAITVFDDFIFWTDWNLKAISRAEKFSGANLRILRNTTHRPYDIHAYHPLRQLPYNNPCMKNNGGCSHLCLISPPASSYLLEGYGQPGVTSYKCKCPNQFVLEKDGKTCRANCTAGQHRCGPPDEKCIPWYWQCDGEKDCKDGSDEPTSCPARVCRPSVFQCTNGNCRPSVAVCDGADDCGDKSDEALCALDCGELEFKCKSNGRCIHESWKCDGDADCKDGSDEDPATCHNRQCDPSTEFTCKNGRCIQKVWMCDSDNDCGDDSDEPAYMCRQRNCTTGWQRCPGHANYRCIPKWLFCDGKDDCRDGSDELPENCPKCHPDMDFKCANNRCVPKQWLCDFADDCGDGSDEAEAMCKERYRECSESEFRCDNGKCIASRWRCDSEDDCGDNSDENGCQTFVCKNYTFQCASGHCIASYLRCDGTRDCRDMSDEIGCPPRYPGGRYCPQSRFQCDNNLCVYLTDICDGSDDCGDGSDENANMCANFKCDTTRRFQCANHKCIAKYQLCDGIDNCGDGSDENNMTMCFSRIRPCDPITEYTCANKKCVDRSKLCDFADDCGDSSDELGCHHNKPCLESNKGGCSHYCHNITDGGYICACYSGYIISQSNRKHCEDVDECATGQHQCSQICTNMNGTYSCSCRQGFQLSDNRSGVCKALDTEAMVLFANGPGIRAYDVRDKEEIEVITNEKRVQAVDFDPKAEYVFWIDGPDNSIRRSYMVNAKGGQVQIGYAQDLNIKSDSLPTGLAVDWISGNLYWTEVDTSGATQSGRVMVSKSDGRYRRSLVTVGLELPTAIVLDPERGRAIWADAGGQPKIEIAWMDGDRRKQLVSDRIEQPIALAIDYSMNHVLYWADRKLNTIESIEQDGSNRKVILKGEGLHHPVSLDVFESSLYWTTWRTGELMRQDKFGRGVPEVIIKNIPGPGGVKVYHQQRYNTTLRNPCHEDQCTHLCVPIPGGSRCLCSDSIGPLQQRETVNSNERHCDATNERPLPAPRICPCRNGGLCQEAEDNKLQCSCPVPFHGEFCEVMIGVRSGNATAAIVIPIVISVLVLLGAAAVIMVLKKRPFGKPGGLGSLTGAQSVSFRQGSNVEFGVPAHERMEPLDVEYNLGDVSNKNRDFSNPMYDAVNTETGATNGTGASSMYELPAEMKPSSIQHKEPPQLHLKRRELDPTPVDSGKDTQQLVEEDKSEC